The Belonocnema kinseyi isolate 2016_QV_RU_SX_M_011 chromosome 10, B_treatae_v1, whole genome shotgun sequence genome has a window encoding:
- the LOC117181178 gene encoding LOW QUALITY PROTEIN: ankyrin-1-like (The sequence of the model RefSeq protein was modified relative to this genomic sequence to represent the inferred CDS: substituted 1 base at 1 genomic stop codon), which translates to LLLKNHAVVNVHSPITGKTPLHVAIENGSEVIVKILLENGAMPRERGFTPLHLADEKGFKDIVELFLAIGVPASLKASNGAEAVHIAAQKGNLEIVKLLLKQGAQVDTVGEKIIELRMYLDSEHEDSKIYEVISKYCDRDITIVKWKEVYTPLYIASYYGHTEVVKMLLEKGSNPNAVSKRVLTPLHSAAQMGHKEIVQLLLQRGAMFESKGVTDVLSSLLAAVEGGHEGIVXILLKEGVDVKRLFQLPSVSVLRAIEYVFDSKIYHAGNGEELKTGYTLLHFSAESGNKRIVEMILKNGPDLNVKSQNNSAPLDVAMKNGHTEVAWSLLEAGANVNYTCNWKFGSFKGNSLLGKSNEGLSPLHVAVMKNNPNIVELLLQKGASPNISHKDFDYPLHMAVEIGNKAMIKSLIKHGARVDSLCRNEYTSFSFAVKNNMVENAKSLIANGPLSTIKTRRVDFGCTMQLKCE; encoded by the exons CTGCTCCTAAAGAATCACGCAGTCGTCAATGTACATTCTCCCATTACTGGCAAAACACCTCTTCATGTTGCAATCGAAAATGGAAGTGAGgtaattgttaagattttattagaaaatggtgCAATGC CCAGGGAGCGAGGCTTTACACCTTTGCATTTAGCGGATGAAAAGGGCTTTAAAGATATCGTTGAATTATTTTTGGCGATAGGAGTCCCTGCAAGTTTGAAGGCGAGCAATGGTGCGGAAGCTGTTCACATCGCAGCTCAAAAGGGaaatttagaaatagttaaactgcTTTTGAAGCAGGGAGCCCAAGTTGATACTGTGGGAGAGAAGATCATTGAGCTTAGAATGTATCTTGATTCTGAACATGAAGATTCGAAGATTTACGAAGTGATATCGAAATATTGTGATCGCGATATTACGATTGTAAAGTGGAAAGAGGTTTATACTCCGCTTTATATTGCTTCTTATTACGGACATACCGAAGTGGTAAAAATGCTGCTTGAGAAAGGTAGCAATCCAAATGCAGTTTCGAAGCGCGTATTGACGCCTCTACATTCAGCAGCCCAAATGGGACATAAAGAAATTGTCCAATTGCTTCTCCAACGTGGAGCGATGTTCGAATCAAAAGGAGTAACTGATGTGCTGTCTTCTCTTCTTGCAGCTGTTGAAGGTGGACATGAAGGAATTGTATAAATACTCTTAAAGGAAGGCGTCGATGTGAAAAGATTATTTCAGTTACCATCCGTTTCAGTCTTAAGAGCGATTGAATATGTCTTTGATTCCAAAATTTATCATGCTGGAAATGGAGAGGAACTGAAAACTGGATACACCCTACTACATTTTTCTGCCGAGTCTGGAAATAAGAGGATTGttgaaatgatattaaaaaatgggCCAGATTTAAACGTCAAATCGCAAAACAATTCAGCACCGCTTGATGTTGCAATGAAAAATGGACACACGGAAGTTGCTTGGAGTCTTTTGGAAGCTGGTGCCAACGTAAATTACACATGCAA CTGGAAATTTGGAAGTTTCAAAGGAAATTCTCTCCTCGGCAAATCGAATGAAGGCCTCTCCCCTTTACACGTAGCAGTTATGAAGAACAATCCTAACATAGTCGAGCTGCTTCTGCAAAAGGGAGCATCCCCAAATATTAGCCATAAGGATTTTGATTACCCTCTTCACATGGCTGTTGAAATTGGCAACAAGGCTATGATAAAAAGCCTCATTAAACATGGCGCACGTGTTGATTCTTTGTGTAGAAACGAATACACCTCCTTTTCTTTCGCCGTGAAAAATAATATGGTAGAAAATGCGAAATCATTGATCGCTAACGGACCCCTTTCAACGATCAAGACCAGGAGGGTCGATTTTGGTTGCACAATGCAATTAAAATGCGAATAA